A window of the Dickeya dianthicola NCPPB 453 genome harbors these coding sequences:
- the hscB gene encoding co-chaperone HscB: MDYFTLFGLPIRYNVDGSLLVSRFQELQRQFHPDRFAASLERERMMALQQAATINNAYQALKHPLKRAEYMLSLHGFDLSNEQHTLHDTAFLMEQLELREELDEIERRPDAETALAAFAQRLKGMTRQRSEQMQRELDAESWPDAADTVRKLRFFDRLRQQVEQLEEQLLER, translated from the coding sequence ATGGATTACTTTACTTTATTCGGGCTGCCGATTCGCTATAACGTGGATGGCAGCCTGCTTGTTTCCCGGTTTCAGGAACTGCAGCGCCAGTTTCATCCCGACCGCTTCGCCGCCAGCCTGGAACGTGAACGCATGATGGCGTTACAACAGGCTGCGACCATCAATAATGCCTATCAGGCGCTGAAACATCCGCTGAAACGCGCGGAGTATATGTTATCTTTGCACGGTTTTGATTTAAGCAACGAACAGCATACGCTTCATGACACCGCATTCCTGATGGAACAGCTGGAACTGCGTGAAGAGCTGGACGAGATTGAACGTCGTCCGGACGCGGAAACCGCGCTGGCTGCATTCGCCCAGCGACTGAAAGGGATGACCCGCCAGCGCAGCGAGCAGATGCAGCGCGAGCTGGATGCGGAATCCTGGCCGGATGCGGCGGATACAGTACGTAAACTGCGCTTTTTTGATCGGCTCCGGCAGCAGGTTGAACAACTCGAAGAACAATTGCTGGAACGATAA
- the fdx gene encoding ISC system 2Fe-2S type ferredoxin, translated as MPKIVFLPHQDLCPEGAVLEANSGETILDVALRNGIEIEHACEKSCACTTCHCIVREGFDSLAESTEDEDDMLDKAWGLEPESRLGCQARVADEDLVVEIPRYTINHAREH; from the coding sequence ATGCCCAAGATTGTTTTTCTGCCGCATCAGGACTTGTGTCCGGAAGGGGCAGTTTTGGAAGCGAACAGTGGTGAAACCATTCTGGACGTGGCATTGCGCAACGGTATTGAAATTGAGCACGCCTGTGAAAAGTCCTGCGCCTGCACCACCTGCCACTGCATCGTCCGTGAAGGATTTGATTCGTTGGCGGAAAGCACCGAAGACGAAGACGACATGCTGGATAAAGCCTGGGGGCTGGAGCCGGAAAGCCGGCTGGGTTGCCAGGCGCGCGTCGCCGATGAAGATCTGGTGGTGGAAATTCCGCGTTATACCATTAACCACGCACGCGAACACTGA
- the trmJ gene encoding tRNA (cytosine(32)/uridine(32)-2'-O)-methyltransferase TrmJ translates to MLQNIRIVLVETSHTGNMGSTARAMKTMGLTNLWLVNPLVKPDSQAISLSAGASDVIGNATIVDTLDQALEGCGLVVGTSARSRTLPWPMLEPRECGVRSVQEAQHAPVAMVFGRERVGLTNEELQKCHYHVAIPANPEYSSLNLAMAVQILSYEVRVAWLDSQQQGEPAHEESPYPLVDDLERFYQHLEETLLHTGFIRQPHQGQVMNKLRRLFTRARPENQELNILRGILSAITKTASSTDKPQDK, encoded by the coding sequence ATGTTACAGAATATACGCATTGTGCTGGTGGAAACTTCACATACCGGCAATATGGGGTCAACGGCCAGAGCGATGAAAACGATGGGGTTGACCAATCTCTGGCTGGTCAATCCGCTGGTCAAGCCTGATTCGCAGGCCATTTCGTTATCTGCCGGCGCCAGTGATGTTATTGGCAATGCCACCATTGTTGATACCCTCGATCAGGCGCTGGAAGGCTGTGGTCTGGTGGTCGGCACCAGCGCCCGTTCCCGCACCTTGCCCTGGCCGATGCTGGAGCCGCGCGAGTGCGGCGTGCGCAGTGTTCAGGAAGCGCAGCACGCGCCGGTGGCGATGGTGTTCGGCCGTGAGCGCGTGGGGCTGACGAATGAGGAACTGCAGAAATGTCACTATCATGTGGCGATCCCCGCTAATCCGGAGTACAGCTCGCTTAATCTGGCGATGGCGGTACAGATCCTGTCCTATGAAGTCCGCGTTGCCTGGCTGGACAGTCAACAGCAGGGTGAGCCGGCGCATGAGGAGAGTCCGTACCCGTTGGTGGATGATCTGGAGCGTTTTTACCAGCATCTGGAAGAGACGTTGCTGCACACCGGTTTCATTCGCCAGCCGCATCAGGGGCAGGTGATGAACAAGCTGCGCCGGTTGTTTACCCGTGCCCGCCCGGAAAATCAGGAACTCAATATTTTGCGCGGCATCCTGAGCGCCATCACCAAGACCGCCTCGTCGACGGACAAGCCGCAGGACAAATAG
- the suhB gene encoding inositol-1-monophosphatase, producing MHPMLNIAVRAARKGGNLIAKNYETPDAVEASQKGSNDFVTNVDLDAERLIIEVIRKAYPQHTIIGEECGELVGEDQDVQWIIDPLDGTTNFIKRLPHFAVSIAVRVKGRTEVAVVYDPMRNELFTATRGQGTQLNGYRLRGSNARDLDGTILATGFPFKHKQHSASYLRVLEALFGQCADFRRTGSAALDLAYVAAGRVDGFFEIGLKPWDFAGGELLVREAGGIITDFTGGHNYLTSGNIVAGNPRVVKSLLSTIRDQLSDALKR from the coding sequence ATGCATCCGATGCTTAACATCGCCGTGCGCGCAGCGCGCAAAGGCGGCAACCTGATAGCTAAAAACTATGAAACGCCTGACGCCGTTGAGGCCAGCCAGAAAGGTAGTAACGATTTTGTCACCAATGTTGACCTCGATGCAGAACGCCTGATTATCGAGGTAATTCGCAAAGCCTACCCGCAGCACACCATCATTGGTGAAGAATGCGGTGAACTGGTTGGCGAAGATCAGGACGTACAATGGATTATCGATCCCCTGGATGGCACCACCAATTTCATCAAACGTCTCCCCCATTTTGCTGTTTCCATCGCCGTTCGCGTCAAAGGCCGCACCGAAGTAGCCGTTGTCTACGACCCGATGCGTAACGAGCTGTTCACCGCCACTCGCGGCCAGGGCACCCAGTTGAACGGCTACCGTCTGCGCGGCAGCAACGCCCGCGATCTGGACGGTACTATTCTTGCGACCGGTTTCCCGTTCAAGCACAAACAGCACAGCGCCAGCTACCTGCGCGTACTGGAAGCACTGTTCGGCCAGTGCGCCGACTTCCGCCGTACCGGCTCCGCCGCGCTCGATCTGGCCTATGTGGCCGCCGGCCGCGTGGATGGCTTCTTCGAAATTGGCCTCAAACCCTGGGACTTCGCCGGCGGCGAACTGCTGGTGCGTGAAGCCGGCGGCATCATTACCGACTTCACCGGCGGTCACAACTACCTCACTTCCGGCAACATCGTCGCCGGTAATCCGCGCGTAGTGAAATCTCTGCTGTCCACCATCCGCGACCAGTTGAGCGACGCGCTGAAGCGTTAA
- the sseB gene encoding enhanced serine sensitivity protein SseB: MEFAPHNRLEEVLTLAASEPAHRPEFFSELLEATVYVLGHSEEDDASGESSLQAGNGLQLQHWEKPDGHSAIPFFSSLEALQLAVTDEQAFLALPVRTLFDLTRGATLFLNPKLPYGKEFLPQEIEHLLSGEGSSLVQQHILDGGTELKIGIPAEMPAQMIDSLTQLFSKHRNVKRAFLAQIQEPDDDQPHLLIGLDADGDDLEALIQAAGSVATDTQPDDRPIDLCLVSNEQAGISHFLIRHTTPFYERKWGSFLREFKGSGQA; this comes from the coding sequence ATGGAATTTGCCCCCCACAATCGGCTGGAAGAGGTGTTAACGCTGGCCGCATCGGAACCGGCGCACCGGCCCGAGTTTTTTAGCGAACTGCTGGAAGCCACGGTATATGTGCTGGGCCACAGCGAAGAAGATGACGCGTCTGGAGAAAGTAGCCTGCAGGCAGGCAACGGGCTGCAGTTGCAGCACTGGGAAAAACCGGACGGCCATTCCGCCATTCCGTTCTTCTCTTCGCTGGAGGCGCTGCAACTGGCGGTGACCGACGAGCAGGCGTTTCTGGCGCTGCCGGTCAGGACGTTGTTTGATCTCACCCGCGGCGCAACGCTGTTTCTGAACCCGAAACTGCCGTATGGCAAAGAATTCCTGCCGCAGGAGATAGAACACCTGTTGTCCGGCGAGGGCAGTAGTCTGGTGCAACAGCATATTCTGGATGGCGGCACCGAACTGAAAATCGGTATTCCGGCGGAAATGCCGGCGCAGATGATTGATTCTCTGACCCAACTGTTCAGCAAGCACCGTAACGTAAAACGGGCGTTTCTGGCGCAAATTCAGGAGCCGGATGACGATCAGCCGCACTTGCTGATCGGTCTGGATGCCGACGGCGACGATCTGGAGGCGTTGATTCAGGCGGCCGGATCGGTGGCGACCGATACCCAGCCGGATGACCGCCCGATCGATCTCTGTCTGGTAAGTAATGAACAAGCCGGCATCAGCCACTTTTTGATTCGCCATACCACGCCGTTTTACGAGCGGAAATGGGGCAGTTTCCTGCGCGAGTTCAAGGGTAGCGGTCAGGCATAG
- the iscU gene encoding Fe-S cluster assembly scaffold IscU, with protein sequence MAYSEKVIDHYENPRNVGSFDSSDPSIGSGMVGAPACGDVMKLQIKVNERGIIEDARFKTYGCGSAIASSSLVTEWVKGKSLNEAESIKNTQIAEELELPPVKIHCSILAEDAIKAAIADYKSKRDK encoded by the coding sequence ATGGCTTACAGCGAAAAAGTAATTGATCACTATGAAAATCCGCGCAACGTCGGCTCGTTTGATTCGTCGGATCCGAGCATCGGCAGCGGTATGGTAGGCGCACCGGCCTGCGGCGACGTCATGAAGCTGCAAATCAAGGTTAACGAACGGGGAATTATCGAAGATGCCCGTTTCAAAACCTACGGTTGCGGTTCCGCTATTGCCTCCAGCTCGTTGGTGACCGAGTGGGTGAAAGGCAAGAGCCTGAACGAAGCCGAATCGATTAAAAACACCCAGATCGCTGAAGAACTGGAACTGCCGCCGGTGAAAATCCACTGCTCGATTTTGGCTGAAGACGCCATCAAGGCCGCCATCGCCGATTACAAGAGCAAACGCGACAAATAA
- a CDS encoding ABC transporter substrate-binding protein yields MLKKSWRPILLATTLTISFASFATQYPLAITDIDGQRVTIKQEPQRIVLQDGRDIMAMALLDRDNPFGRLVAWNNLPKKQDTATWDLLKGKWPQSESILDMGFSDKGEVELESILAKKPDLMIAQLRAKPALMENGVIGKLNALHIPLVFVDYEINPAKNTAPSIDLLGKVLNREENAKAYTDFYRQHIDNIQTVTAGIATKPNVFIEPIAGNTDACCFTHSHSGWGGLLEAIGAKNIGSGLLPGASGFVSLEKVISEKPDTYIMTGSMRGNGTSKILPFGYGASDSDIQDKAKALLSRTGVDQIPAIKAGQVYGVYHHFYNHPYNIVGMEYLAKAVYPQQFSTLNPDDTYHYIVRHFTTLPDNNFVFASKLAK; encoded by the coding sequence ATGCTAAAAAAATCATGGCGCCCAATTTTGCTCGCTACCACACTGACCATCTCCTTCGCCAGTTTCGCCACCCAGTATCCCCTCGCCATTACTGATATCGACGGACAACGCGTTACCATTAAACAGGAACCACAGCGCATTGTGCTGCAAGATGGCCGGGATATCATGGCGATGGCGCTGCTGGATCGCGATAATCCGTTTGGCCGGCTTGTCGCCTGGAACAATTTGCCGAAAAAACAGGACACCGCTACCTGGGATCTGCTGAAAGGCAAATGGCCACAGTCTGAAAGCATTCTGGACATGGGTTTCAGCGACAAGGGTGAAGTAGAACTGGAAAGCATTTTGGCCAAAAAGCCGGACCTGATGATCGCCCAGCTGCGCGCCAAACCGGCCTTGATGGAAAATGGCGTGATCGGCAAACTGAACGCGCTGCACATTCCGCTGGTGTTCGTGGATTATGAAATCAACCCGGCCAAAAACACCGCGCCCAGCATCGACCTGCTTGGCAAGGTGCTGAACCGTGAAGAAAACGCCAAAGCGTATACCGACTTTTACCGCCAGCATATTGACAATATTCAGACAGTGACCGCCGGTATCGCTACCAAGCCCAACGTGTTCATTGAACCTATCGCCGGCAACACCGATGCCTGCTGCTTCACCCATTCCCACAGCGGCTGGGGTGGTCTGTTGGAAGCCATCGGCGCGAAGAATATCGGTTCCGGGCTGTTGCCGGGCGCGTCCGGCTTTGTCTCACTGGAAAAAGTGATCAGCGAAAAACCCGATACCTACATCATGACCGGCTCCATGCGCGGCAACGGCACCAGCAAGATTCTGCCGTTTGGGTATGGCGCCAGCGACAGCGATATTCAGGACAAAGCCAAAGCGTTGCTGAGCCGCACCGGCGTCGACCAGATTCCGGCGATTAAAGCCGGCCAGGTTTACGGGGTATACCATCACTTCTATAACCATCCGTACAATATCGTCGGCATGGAGTATCTGGCCAAAGCGGTGTATCCGCAGCAGTTCAGCACGCTGAACCCGGACGATACCTACCACTATATTGTTCGTCATTTTACCACCCTGCCTGACAACAACTTTGTGTTTGCCAGCAAACTGGCCAAGTAA
- the iscR gene encoding Fe-S cluster assembly transcriptional regulator IscR, translating to MRLTSKGRYAVTAMLDVALHSKEGPVPLADISERQGISLSYLEQLFSRLRKHGLVASVRGPGGGYLLGKDSAEIAVGSVISAVDESVDATRCQGKEGCQGGDRCLTHTLWRDLSDRISEFLNNITLDELVNNKEILGVADRQDADVRRTANGRIQETINVNLRA from the coding sequence ATGAGACTGACATCTAAAGGCCGCTACGCCGTTACCGCCATGCTCGATGTGGCGCTGCATTCAAAAGAAGGCCCGGTTCCACTGGCTGACATCTCTGAACGCCAGGGTATTTCGCTTTCTTATCTGGAACAGCTGTTTTCTCGCCTGCGCAAGCATGGGTTGGTTGCCAGCGTGCGTGGCCCGGGTGGCGGCTACTTGTTGGGTAAAGATTCCGCCGAAATCGCTGTCGGCTCGGTTATCTCCGCGGTGGATGAATCCGTGGACGCCACCCGCTGCCAGGGGAAAGAAGGGTGTCAGGGCGGCGATCGCTGTCTGACTCATACGCTGTGGCGCGATTTGAGCGACCGCATCAGCGAGTTCCTCAACAACATCACCCTGGATGAATTGGTTAATAACAAAGAGATTCTGGGCGTTGCGGATCGTCAGGATGCTGACGTACGCCGCACCGCCAACGGACGCATACAAGAAACCATCAACGTCAACTTGCGTGCCTGA
- the pepB gene encoding aminopeptidase PepB, producing the protein MTTETMLITLSHQPADARWGEKAALTANELGFTIHLSGDKPLSIIQRAARKIDGQGIKHVKLAGEGWSLESSWAFWQGYRGPKGKRTVAWATLADAQQQELDRRLKIVDWVRDTINLPAEDLGPEQLATRAIDLLCSVAGEAISYRITKGEDLREQNYAGLHTVGRGSERSPVLLALDYNPTGKADAPVLACLVGKGITFDTGGYSLKGSSFMDSMKSDMGGAATVVGALALAAARGLQQRVKLYLCCADNMVSGNAFRLGDIIRYRNGKTVEVMNTDAEGRLVLADGLIDACEQNPQWIVDCATLTGAAKTALGNDYHALFSFDDAMIDALMDSARRESEPFWRLPLEEFHRQHLPSNFAELNNVAGAAHTAGASTAAAFLSHFVKNYRQGWLHIDCSATYRKSAVEQWSAGATGLGVRTLADFLLSKAG; encoded by the coding sequence ATGACAACTGAAACGATGCTGATTACCCTTTCCCATCAGCCAGCGGACGCCCGCTGGGGTGAGAAAGCCGCGTTAACCGCCAATGAGCTGGGATTTACCATTCATCTGTCCGGCGACAAACCGCTGAGTATCATCCAGCGCGCGGCCCGCAAAATCGACGGGCAGGGCATTAAACACGTCAAACTGGCCGGTGAAGGCTGGAGTCTGGAAAGCAGCTGGGCGTTCTGGCAGGGATACCGCGGCCCGAAGGGCAAACGCACGGTGGCGTGGGCCACGCTGGCGGACGCGCAGCAGCAAGAGCTGGATCGCCGTCTGAAGATTGTTGACTGGGTGCGCGACACCATCAACCTGCCGGCGGAAGACCTGGGGCCGGAACAGCTGGCGACCCGTGCTATCGACCTGCTGTGCAGCGTGGCGGGCGAGGCGATTTCTTACCGCATTACCAAAGGCGAGGATCTGCGTGAGCAGAACTACGCCGGTCTGCACACGGTGGGGCGCGGTTCCGAACGTTCACCGGTATTGCTGGCGCTGGATTACAACCCGACCGGCAAGGCGGATGCGCCGGTGCTGGCCTGTCTGGTTGGTAAAGGCATTACCTTTGATACCGGCGGTTACAGCCTGAAAGGCAGCAGCTTCATGGATTCCATGAAGTCCGATATGGGCGGTGCGGCGACGGTAGTCGGCGCGCTGGCGCTGGCGGCGGCTCGCGGCCTGCAGCAGCGCGTGAAACTGTACCTGTGCTGCGCGGACAACATGGTGAGCGGCAATGCGTTCCGTCTGGGCGATATCATTCGCTATCGCAATGGTAAAACCGTCGAAGTGATGAATACCGATGCTGAGGGGCGTCTGGTGCTGGCTGATGGCCTGATTGACGCCTGTGAACAGAACCCGCAGTGGATTGTTGACTGCGCGACCCTGACCGGCGCTGCCAAGACCGCGCTGGGCAATGATTATCACGCGCTGTTCAGTTTCGACGACGCGATGATCGATGCGCTGATGGACAGCGCCCGCCGCGAAAGCGAACCGTTCTGGCGTCTGCCGCTGGAAGAATTCCATCGCCAGCATTTGCCGTCCAACTTCGCCGAGCTGAACAACGTGGCCGGCGCGGCGCACACTGCGGGCGCCAGTACGGCGGCGGCATTTTTGTCTCACTTTGTGAAAAACTACCGGCAAGGCTGGCTGCATATTGACTGCTCCGCCACTTACCGCAAATCGGCGGTGGAGCAGTGGTCTGCCGGCGCTACCGGCCTGGGCGTGCGCACGCTGGCCGACTTCCTGCTAAGCAAAGCGGGTTGA
- the hscA gene encoding Fe-S protein assembly chaperone HscA, which yields MALLQISEPGLSAAPHQHRLAVGIDLGTTHSLVATVRSGETQTLPDHDGRYLLPSVVHYHADGLTVGWDARRQAALDPVNTVSSVKRLMGRSLADIRQRYPHLPYQFEASENGLPVLQTAAGPRNPIQVSADILTALTRRAEEALNGLPDGVVITVPAYFDDAQRQGTKDAARLAGLHVLRLLNEPTAAAVAYGLDSGQEGVIAVYDLGGGTFDISILRLSRGVFEVLSTGGDSALGGDDFDHLLVEWIRERAGITTRDDHQLQQVLLNTAVQTKIALSDAQTVPVSVAGWQGDITREQFNALIAPLVKRTLLSCRRTLKDADVDADEVKEVVMVGGSTRVPMVREQVGEFFGRMPLTSIDPDKVVAIGAAIQADILVGNKPDSDMLLLDVIPLSLGLETMGGLVEKVIPRNTTIPVARAQEFTTFKDGQTAMMIHVLQGERELVQDCRSLGRFTLRGIPPMPAGGAHIRVTFQVDADGLLSVTAMEKSTGVEASIQVKPSYGLSDDEIAAMITDSMQNAQSDIGVRRLAEQRVEAARVLESLASALATDAALLNDEERAAIDAARLQLQQAAQETDASAIEAAIKTVDQQTQEFAARRMDESIRRALAGHSVDEV from the coding sequence ATGGCCTTATTACAAATCAGTGAGCCGGGGCTGAGTGCGGCGCCGCATCAGCATCGTCTGGCCGTCGGGATTGATCTGGGGACCACCCATTCTCTGGTTGCCACCGTCCGCAGCGGCGAGACGCAAACTCTGCCCGACCATGACGGACGCTACCTACTGCCGTCTGTCGTCCACTATCATGCCGACGGGCTGACCGTTGGCTGGGACGCGCGCCGGCAGGCGGCTCTCGACCCGGTAAACACCGTCAGTTCCGTCAAGCGGCTGATGGGACGCTCGCTCGCCGATATTCGTCAGCGTTATCCCCATTTGCCTTATCAGTTTGAAGCCAGTGAAAACGGCCTGCCGGTGTTGCAGACCGCCGCCGGCCCGCGCAATCCGATTCAGGTATCAGCCGATATCCTGACGGCGCTGACCCGGCGTGCCGAAGAGGCGCTGAATGGGTTGCCTGACGGGGTGGTGATCACCGTGCCGGCCTATTTTGACGACGCTCAGCGCCAGGGCACCAAAGACGCGGCCCGGTTGGCCGGTCTGCATGTGCTGCGTTTGCTTAACGAACCGACCGCGGCGGCGGTTGCCTACGGGCTGGACTCCGGCCAGGAAGGCGTGATCGCGGTGTATGATTTGGGCGGCGGTACCTTCGATATCTCGATTCTGCGTCTTAGCCGCGGCGTGTTTGAAGTGCTGTCCACCGGCGGCGACTCCGCGCTGGGCGGCGATGATTTCGACCATTTGCTGGTCGAGTGGATTCGCGAGCGGGCCGGGATCACGACCCGTGACGATCATCAATTGCAGCAGGTGCTGCTCAATACCGCCGTACAGACCAAGATTGCCCTGAGCGACGCACAAACTGTGCCGGTATCGGTGGCGGGCTGGCAGGGTGACATCACCCGTGAACAGTTCAATGCGCTGATTGCGCCGTTGGTGAAACGCACGCTGCTGTCCTGCCGACGTACGCTGAAAGACGCTGACGTTGACGCGGATGAGGTGAAAGAGGTGGTGATGGTCGGCGGTTCCACCCGCGTGCCGATGGTGCGTGAGCAGGTTGGCGAATTTTTTGGCCGCATGCCGCTGACCTCTATCGACCCGGATAAGGTGGTGGCTATCGGCGCCGCGATTCAGGCCGATATTCTGGTGGGCAACAAGCCCGACAGCGACATGCTGCTGCTGGACGTGATTCCGCTGTCGCTGGGGCTGGAAACCATGGGCGGGCTGGTCGAAAAAGTGATTCCGCGCAATACCACCATCCCGGTGGCGCGCGCGCAGGAATTCACTACGTTCAAAGACGGCCAGACCGCGATGATGATCCATGTGTTGCAGGGCGAGCGCGAGCTGGTGCAGGATTGCCGTTCGCTGGGGCGTTTCACGCTGCGCGGCATCCCGCCGATGCCAGCCGGCGGCGCGCATATCCGGGTTACGTTCCAGGTGGACGCCGACGGGCTGCTGAGCGTGACCGCGATGGAGAAATCCACCGGGGTGGAAGCCTCCATTCAGGTGAAGCCGTCCTACGGTCTGAGCGACGACGAGATCGCCGCCATGATTACCGATTCCATGCAGAACGCGCAGAGCGACATCGGTGTGCGCAGGCTGGCCGAGCAACGCGTGGAAGCGGCGCGGGTGCTGGAAAGCCTCGCCAGCGCGCTGGCGACGGACGCCGCCTTGCTGAACGATGAAGAGCGAGCCGCTATCGACGCCGCGCGTCTTCAACTGCAACAGGCTGCACAGGAAACCGACGCCTCAGCCATTGAGGCCGCGATTAAAACAGTAGACCAACAAACCCAGGAATTCGCTGCCCGCCGGATGGATGAATCTATCCGCCGCGCGTTGGCGGGGCATTCCGTGGACGAGGTATAA
- the iscX gene encoding Fe-S cluster assembly protein IscX: MGLKWTDSREIGEALYDLYPDVDPKTVRFTDLHRWICELDEFDDEPETSNEKILEAILLVWLDEAE; the protein is encoded by the coding sequence ATGGGACTGAAGTGGACCGATAGCCGTGAAATCGGTGAAGCGCTGTACGATCTCTATCCTGATGTCGATCCGAAAACCGTGCGTTTTACCGATTTACACCGCTGGATTTGCGAACTGGATGAGTTTGACGACGAACCGGAAACCTCCAACGAAAAAATCCTGGAAGCGATCCTGCTGGTGTGGCTGGACGAAGCCGAATAA
- the iscA gene encoding iron-sulfur cluster assembly protein IscA, translated as MSISLSDSAAQRVNAFMVNRGKGVGLRLGVRTSGCSGMAYVLEFVDELNTDDVVFEDKGVKVIIDGKSLVYLDGTELDFVKEGLNEGFKFNNPNVSSECGCGESFNV; from the coding sequence ATGTCGATTTCACTGAGCGATAGCGCTGCGCAGCGCGTTAATGCCTTTATGGTCAATCGTGGCAAAGGCGTCGGTTTGCGTCTGGGTGTGAGAACATCCGGTTGTTCCGGTATGGCGTATGTGCTGGAATTTGTTGATGAACTGAACACCGATGACGTGGTGTTTGAAGACAAGGGCGTGAAGGTCATTATTGATGGCAAAAGCCTGGTCTACCTTGATGGCACCGAACTGGATTTCGTCAAGGAGGGGCTTAACGAAGGTTTCAAATTCAATAACCCTAATGTTTCCAGCGAGTGCGGTTGCGGCGAAAGCTTTAATGTCTGA
- the iscS gene encoding cysteine desulfurase: MKLPIYLDYSATTPVDPRVAEKMMQFLTLDGTFGNPASRSHRFGWQAEEAVDIARNQIAELVGADPREIVFTSGATESDNLAIKGAANFYQKKGKHIITSKTEHKAVLDTCRQLEREGFDVTYLAPQRNGIIDLKELEAAMRDDTIVVSIMHVNNEIGVVQDITAIGEMCRSRGIIFHVDATQSVGKLPIDLSQLKVDLMSFSGHKIYGPKGIGALYVRRKPRVRIEAQMHGGGHERGMRSGTLPVHQIVGMGEAYRIAKEEMAQEAARLRSLRDRLWNGINDIEEVYLNGDLEQGAPNILNVSFNYVEGESLIMALKDLAVSSGSACTSASLEPSYVLRALGMNDELAHSSIRFSLGRFTTEEEIDYTIDLVRKSIGRLRDLSPLWEMFKQGVDIGSIEWAHH; encoded by the coding sequence ATGAAGTTACCGATTTATCTGGATTATTCCGCTACGACGCCGGTCGATCCGCGCGTTGCTGAAAAAATGATGCAGTTTCTGACCCTGGACGGTACGTTCGGCAACCCCGCTTCCCGCTCCCACCGTTTTGGCTGGCAGGCGGAAGAGGCGGTGGATATCGCTCGTAACCAGATCGCCGAACTGGTCGGCGCGGATCCGCGTGAGATCGTTTTTACTTCCGGCGCCACCGAGTCAGACAACCTGGCTATCAAGGGCGCGGCGAACTTCTACCAGAAGAAAGGCAAGCACATCATCACCAGCAAGACGGAACACAAAGCCGTGCTGGATACCTGCCGCCAACTGGAGCGCGAAGGGTTTGACGTGACTTATCTGGCGCCGCAGCGTAACGGCATTATCGATCTGAAAGAGCTGGAAGCCGCCATGCGCGATGACACCATTGTGGTGTCCATCATGCATGTGAACAATGAAATCGGCGTGGTGCAGGATATCACCGCCATCGGCGAAATGTGCCGTAGCCGCGGCATCATTTTCCATGTCGATGCCACCCAGAGCGTGGGCAAACTGCCGATCGACCTCAGCCAACTGAAAGTCGACCTGATGTCCTTCTCGGGCCACAAGATTTACGGCCCGAAAGGGATTGGCGCGCTGTATGTGCGTCGCAAACCGCGCGTGCGTATCGAAGCGCAGATGCACGGCGGCGGCCACGAGCGCGGCATGCGTTCCGGCACCCTGCCGGTGCATCAGATAGTGGGCATGGGTGAAGCCTACCGCATCGCCAAAGAAGAAATGGCGCAAGAAGCGGCCCGCCTGCGTAGCCTGCGCGATCGTCTGTGGAACGGTATCAACGATATCGAGGAAGTGTACCTGAACGGCGACCTGGAACAGGGCGCGCCGAATATCCTGAACGTCAGCTTCAACTACGTGGAAGGCGAATCGCTGATCATGGCGCTGAAAGATCTGGCGGTGTCTTCCGGTTCGGCCTGTACGTCCGCCAGCCTGGAACCTTCCTATGTGCTGCGCGCGCTGGGGATGAACGATGAACTGGCGCACAGTTCTATCCGTTTCTCACTGGGTCGCTTTACCACCGAAGAAGAAATTGACTACACCATCGATCTGGTTCGCAAATCCATCGGCCGCCTGCGCGACTTGTCTCCACTGTGGGAAATGTTCAAGCAGGGCGTGGATATCGGCAGCATCGAATGGGCGCATCATTAA